In one Mucilaginibacter ginsenosidivorax genomic region, the following are encoded:
- a CDS encoding cytochrome B — protein MTAYSFLQHLHSGFRYIVLALILAAIIGAFIGLTGKKPYTNGNRKLNLFAMISAHTQLLIGIVLYFVSPLVQFNSETMKNKVTRYFTVEHWVIMLIALALITIGHSKSKKAATGEAKHKAIVTFYLIALVIILAGIILIPRS, from the coding sequence ATGACAGCTTATAGCTTTTTACAACATCTCCATTCGGGTTTCAGGTATATTGTACTGGCATTAATTTTGGCCGCCATTATTGGTGCGTTTATTGGGCTGACAGGCAAAAAGCCTTATACCAATGGCAACCGCAAGCTAAATTTGTTTGCCATGATATCGGCACATACGCAGCTGCTTATTGGTATAGTACTTTATTTTGTAAGCCCGCTGGTACAGTTTAACAGCGAAACCATGAAAAACAAAGTGACCCGGTATTTCACTGTAGAGCATTGGGTTATCATGCTGATTGCACTTGCCTTAATTACCATTGGTCATAGCAAATCAAAAAAAGCAGCTACCGGCGAAGCCAAACATAAAGCCATTGTCACCTTCTATTTGATAGCTTTAGTGATAATTTTAGCCGGTATTATACTTATCCCACGTAGCTAA